In Myxococcota bacterium, the genomic window GCCCGTCCTCGGCGATCAAGAGATCTGCGTAGCGGCCGAGGCACTGGGGCTCGAAGGTCACGAGCGCCGGGCATCCGAAGAGCAGGAAGCCGAGCCCCTGCTGCGAGTTGGTGAAGCCGATGTAGATCATGCCTTCGCGGCCGAAGTGGCCGGCCGAGGCGTCGTAGACCGGGGCGGTGTCGAAGCCCGCCGTCGTGTTGAACCACTCGATGACGACGGTGCCGTTGAAGTCGTGGGCGTTCTGTGGCCGCCGCACGAGGAAGCGCGTCTTGTAGGGCAGGGTCGAGACGACGCTCTTCTCACCGCGGGTGGGCGGATCGTTGTCGTAGGCGAAGACGTCGGCGGTGCCCTCGATGAAGAACTCTTCCTCGACGTAGGGGAGGGGGAAGTCCGCGATGTCGCGGAAGCCCGGGGAGAAGGAGTCGCCCACGGTCGGTGTCGAGACGACGACCGGGGCGTCGGGCGCGGCGAGTGCCGGCGCGGTCACGAGCACGGTCCAGAGGCAGAGAACGAGGCGGAGGCAGCGCGTCATCGGGTCCACTCCTTCGGTTCGGGTGCGTCGGGCGCCCACACGGGCGAGGCCGGATCTTCCTTCGCCGGAGAGCCGTGGGTCAAGAAAGATCCTAATATCCGGACAATTTCGTGCAGACCCTCTAAATTCTTCCCAGAAGGCTCCGATGCTTGCCCCGAAATCCCCGATCCCCCTGTATCTGCAGCTGAAAAGCGAGCTGCTCGCGAGCATCGAGGCGGGCGTCTGGGCGCCCGGCGACCGCATGCCCGGCGACGAGGAGCTCGGCCGGACCTACGGCGTGTCGCGCGCCACCGTGCGTCAGGCGCTGAAGGAGCTCGAGCTGGCGGGCCTCATCGAGCGGTTCCGCGGACGCGGCACCTTCCTCGCGTCCGCGAAGCTGCGTCATGGTCCTCAGCATCAGCTGAGCCACAGCTTGCAGGCGGTCGGTCGCGAGCCGGGCTGGCGGGTGCTCGCCGCCGAAGCGCGGCCCGCCACGCCGATGCTGGCGGCCGCCCTGGAAGTGGCCGAGGGAGCGACGCTCTTCTTCACGCGACGGCTGCGGCTCGCCGGGGACGTGCCGATCGGCGTGCTGGTGGCCCACGCGAACGTCGCGCCCCAGCGCGCGCCCCTCGCCGCCTTGGAGACAGGAAGCTCGACGGACTATCTCGCCGAGGTCTCGAACCTGAACGGAGCGCGTGCCGAGCGCACGCTGGAGGCGGTGTCGGCCGACGCGGAGGAAGCGACGCTCCTGGGTGTCCGCCAAGGGGCGCCCATGCTGCGGGTGCGCCGCATTCTCCGCGCGGCGGACGGCCGTCCGCTGGAGCACTTCCTCGGCACGTATCGGGGCGATCGCTTCCAGTACCAGACCGACGGCGCCCTCCGCGGCTAGCCCGTCAGGTCTGGGGCTGGGGATCCTTCGTGTCGACCGGGGAAGCGGCGTCGTTCGCCGCGCCCGGATTCGCGATCTCCTCGAGGGTCTTCCCCGCCGTTTCCGGCAGCGCCAGCCATGCCAGCACCGGCACCAGGAAGGCAGCGGTGGCCACGACCGACACCGCGCTCCAGTTCGAACCGAGCGCGTGGAACAAGACGGAGACCGCAGCCAGGCCAAGCACCATGCCGCCGTCGCGCGCCACCGTGCGTACGCCCGAGGCCGTCGAGCGCTGGGCCGTCGGGAAGAGCTCGGCACCGTAGGTGGAGAGGGTGACGTCGGTGCCCATCATCGAGAAGAGCAGCAAGATGTAGAGCGCCGGCGCGAAGATCCCGGCGGCGGAGTAGAACGCGAGGGTGGCGAGCCCGAACCCCAACCCGAAGAGGGAGGCCATCGGCCGCCGCCCGTGGCGATCCGAGAGCCAACCGGCCAGCGGGTTCCCGACGATCGCGAACATGCCGCCGAGGAAGGTGAGCAGCGCGACCGAGGCGGGCGTCCAGGCGTGGACGTCCTGCAGGTACTTCGGCGCGAAGAAGCCCGCGGTTCCCATCACCGAACCGAAGGCGAGGGCGGCCGCCGCGAGGGCCAACAGCCGGCCGCGGTGGGAACGCCAGAGCGCGAGGACGGGCTCGAGTGCCGGCGTGACCTGCGGCGCAGACTGTCGCTGTGCTTCGAGCTCGGTGTAGCGATCCGTCTCGGGCAGCGTGCGTCGCCAGTAGGCCACGAGCAGGAGCGGGCCCAGGCCGAACAGGTAGAGCGTGCGCCATCCGTAGGGGAGCACGTCGACGAAGCCGAACGCGACCGACGCGAGCCCGGCGCCGCAGGCATGAATGGCGCCGAGCGCCCCGATGCCCCAGCCGCGGTGCTCGGGTGCGAACTCCTCGGCGATCACCACCACCGCGATGAGCGTCTCGGCGACGGCGAACGCGCGCGCGAGCAGCTGCAGCCCGACGAAGACCTCGGCGTTGGGCGCGAATGCGGTGGCTCCGGTGAGCAGCGTGTAGGCGAGCACCGTGACGAGCAGCAGGCGGCGCCGTCCGAAGCGGTCGGCGGCCAGCGCGATCGGCAGCGCGAGCACGCCGCCGAGCCGCACGATCGAACCGAGGTAGCCGAGGCTGCCTTCCGCGATCGCGAGATCGGCCTGGATCTGCTTGAGGTTCAGCTGGAAGAGG contains:
- a CDS encoding GntR family transcriptional regulator, which encodes MLAPKSPIPLYLQLKSELLASIEAGVWAPGDRMPGDEELGRTYGVSRATVRQALKELELAGLIERFRGRGTFLASAKLRHGPQHQLSHSLQAVGREPGWRVLAAEARPATPMLAAALEVAEGATLFFTRRLRLAGDVPIGVLVAHANVAPQRAPLAALETGSSTDYLAEVSNLNGARAERTLEAVSADAEEATLLGVRQGAPMLRVRRILRAADGRPLEHFLGTYRGDRFQYQTDGALRG
- a CDS encoding MFS transporter; the protein is LFQLNLKQIQADLAIAEGSLGYLGSIVRLGGVLALPIALAADRFGRRRLLLVTVLAYTLLTGATAFAPNAEVFVGLQLLARAFAVAETLIAVVVIAEEFAPEHRGWGIGALGAIHACGAGLASVAFGFVDVLPYGWRTLYLFGLGPLLLVAYWRRTLPETDRYTELEAQRQSAPQVTPALEPVLALWRSHRGRLLALAAAALAFGSVMGTAGFFAPKYLQDVHAWTPASVALLTFLGGMFAIVGNPLAGWLSDRHGRRPMASLFGLGFGLATLAFYSAAGIFAPALYILLLFSMMGTDVTLSTYGAELFPTAQRSTASGVRTVARDGGMVLGLAAVSVLFHALGSNWSAVSVVATAAFLVPVLAWLALPETAGKTLEEIANPGAANDAASPVDTKDPQPQT